The region ACCACCATGCACAGGCCGAACAGCGCCACCGCGATGAGCAACGTACGGCCGACGTGCTGACGCAGCGGCCAGCGGCTCAGCACGACGGAGACGATCACCGCGCCGACGGCGGGCGCGGCACGCAGCAGGCCAAGGCCTTCGGGGCCTACGTGCAGGATGTCGCGCGCGAACATCGGCAGCAGTGCGACCGCACCGCCGAGGAGCACCGCGAACAGGTCCAGCGAGACGGCGCCCAGCACCACCTTGTGCTGCCAGATGAAGCGCACGCCGGCCAGCACCGTCGCGAGGCTCGCGGGTTCGCGCGGCAGCGCGACGTAGGTGTAGCGCAGCAGCAGGATCAGGATGCAGCTCACGGCGAGCAATGCCGCGCCCAGGCCGTATACCTTGTCCGCACCGAAGACGAACACCAGCCCGCCCAGCGCGGGGCCGCCGATGATCGCCACCTGCGTCCCGGCCGCGCTAAAAGCCATCGCGCGCTGGAGCAGGTTCATGGGCACGAGCAGGGGCGTGAGCGCCTGCTGCGCCGTCATCTGGAACGCGCGCACCGAGCCGAACACCAGCGACATGCCCAGCAGCAATTCGCGCGAGGCCCAGTGACCGCGGCTCGCGGCCATCAGCACGATCGCCGCGATGCACTGCGTCGCGAGGCAGGCGGCGACGATGCGGCCGCGATGGTGACGGTCCACCACGTGCCCCGCCCACAGCGTGAGCGTCAGCGCCGGGACGAACTGGTACAGGCCGATGAGGCCCAGGTCCCACGCGCTGCCGGTCAGGTCGTACATCTGCCAGCCCAGCGCCACCATCAACATCTGGTTGGCCGAGGTGCCCGCGAGCCGCGCGGCCCACAGGCGCAGGAAGGGCCGCTGCGCCATCAGGTCGCGGAAGGTGGGGTCGGAAAAGGTGCCCATGGCTTGCCGCGCCGCCATGAAAAAACGCGCCGGCCGGCGCGTCTTTTTTGGCGCTTGCGCGAAAGGATTACTTCTGCGCGACGACCCGCACCATCTCCAGGCACTTGTTGGAGTAGCCCCACTCGTTGTCGTACCAGGAGACGAGCTTGACGAAGGTGCCGTCGAGCGCGATGCCGGCGTCGGCGTCGAAGATCGAGGTGCGTGCGTCGCCGCGGAAGTCCGTGGCGACGACCTTGTCTTCGGTGTAGCCGAGCACGCCCTTCAGCGCGCCTTCGGATTGCGCCTTGAACTCGGCGCAGATTTCCTTGTACGTCGCTTCCTTGTTCAGCTCCACCGTCAGGTCGACCACCGACACATCGGAGGTCGGTACGCGAAAGCTCATGCCCGTGAGCTTCTTGTTCAGCTCGGGGATCACCACGCCCACCGCCTTGGCGGCACCGGTGGACGAAGGAATGATGTTCTCCAGGATGCCGCGGCCGCCGCGCCAGTCCTTGTTGCTCGGGCCGTCGACGGTCTTCTGCGTCGCCGTGGCGGCATGCACCGTGGTCATCAGGCCGCGCTTGATGCCCCACTTGTCGTTGAGCACCTTGGCCAGGGGCGCCAGGCAGTTCGTCGTGCACGACGCGTTCGAGATGATCGCCTCGCCCTTGTAGGTCTTGTCGTTGACGCCGAAGACGAACATCGGGGTGTCGTCCTTGCTGGGCGCGGAGATGATGACCTTCTTCGCGCCGGCGGCCAGGTGCTTGCCCGCGCCTTCCTTGTCGAGGAAGAGGCCGGTCGATTCGATCACGACGTCGGCACCGACGTCGCCCCACTTCAGGTTGGCGGGATCGCGTTCCTGCGTGAGGCGGATCTTCTTGCCGTTGACGAGCAGCGTGTTGCCGTCGACCGCGATGTCGCCCTTGAAGCGCCCGTGCACGCTGTCGTACTGCAGCATGTAGGCGAGGTAGTTGGGCTCGAGCAGGTCGTTGATGCCGACGATCTCGATGTCGCTGAAATTCTGCACGGCGGAGCGCAGGACGTTACGTCCGATGCGGCCGAAACCGTTGATGCCGATCTTGATGGTCATGGGATGGGTCTCCGGATGGGTGAAGCTAGAAATCGATCGTGCCGCAGGGCACCGCTATCGTCATTGTGTCGCCAAGAATGATGTTCTGGACCTTGGGGGGTACATTCAATTGCAGCGTCGCAAGCCAGTCCAGGAAGGGCCGGCGCGCAGCTACTGCGTCTCCGACCTCGCCGGTCTCATTCGCACGGATGGGTTGCCAATAGACCAGGCGCACGTCGAACGGGCAACTCATCAGATTCAGGTCGAAAAACACCGGTCTGGCAGCAACGTCCTTGACGCCGCGGAGAAATGGAGCCAACGGAGCGTCCTTTAAGGCCTGGTATGGCATTCCTTCGAAACGAAAGTTGAACATCTGCGACGCCGTGATGGGCTCATCCAGCACGCAGGTCACGCGGTAGCCCGCGACATACGCCAGGACGGCTCGCGCGAAATCGCGATGAGGACTGGGGTCGAGGAGCCTCACTTCAGGCGGTGTGTCCGGACGGCGAAATACCATTTCGGCCAAGACGTTGCCCATCAGACCTTCGGTTTTTGCCCGTTGCGGATAGTCGGGGCGTTCTTCCCCTTCGACATGCTTGATGCAGGCCTTTCCGGCAGCCGCAAACGCGTCGTCGCGTTTCCTCGCGATCGTCCATGCAACCTTGCGGCCGTCGTTGGGCACAAACACATACTCTTGCTCCAATACCACCGGAGGGCCTCCCACCGGAAAGCAGGGCAGCCGCAG is a window of Caenimonas aquaedulcis DNA encoding:
- the gap gene encoding type I glyceraldehyde-3-phosphate dehydrogenase is translated as MTIKIGINGFGRIGRNVLRSAVQNFSDIEIVGINDLLEPNYLAYMLQYDSVHGRFKGDIAVDGNTLLVNGKKIRLTQERDPANLKWGDVGADVVIESTGLFLDKEGAGKHLAAGAKKVIISAPSKDDTPMFVFGVNDKTYKGEAIISNASCTTNCLAPLAKVLNDKWGIKRGLMTTVHAATATQKTVDGPSNKDWRGGRGILENIIPSSTGAAKAVGVVIPELNKKLTGMSFRVPTSDVSVVDLTVELNKEATYKEICAEFKAQSEGALKGVLGYTEDKVVATDFRGDARTSIFDADAGIALDGTFVKLVSWYDNEWGYSNKCLEMVRVVAQK
- a CDS encoding MFS transporter, yielding MGTFSDPTFRDLMAQRPFLRLWAARLAGTSANQMLMVALGWQMYDLTGSAWDLGLIGLYQFVPALTLTLWAGHVVDRHHRGRIVAACLATQCIAAIVLMAASRGHWASRELLLGMSLVFGSVRAFQMTAQQALTPLLVPMNLLQRAMAFSAAGTQVAIIGGPALGGLVFVFGADKVYGLGAALLAVSCILILLLRYTYVALPREPASLATVLAGVRFIWQHKVVLGAVSLDLFAVLLGGAVALLPMFARDILHVGPEGLGLLRAAPAVGAVIVSVVLSRWPLRQHVGRTLLIAVALFGLCMVVFGLSTSFLMSLLALGVSGGADMVNVVIRQTLVQMETPDTMRGRVGAVNSVFIGASNQLGEFESGATAALLGPVGSVVAGGIGTILVAISWRHLFPALAKRDGLQAR
- a CDS encoding energy transducer TonB produces the protein MSRIFHRFGAALLCLSTGFAWGAPHTEFRFEPSATAACFTSTAGPDARPSYPDAAYLRKEGATIKAEFTFESGVDKPRVKILSGGDQSLFVDSVERHARNLRLPCFPVGGPPVVLEQEYVFVPNDGRKVAWTIARKRDDAFAAAGKACIKHVEGEERPDYPQRAKTEGLMGNVLAEMVFRRPDTPPEVRLLDPSPHRDFARAVLAYVAGYRVTCVLDEPITASQMFNFRFEGMPYQALKDAPLAPFLRGVKDVAARPVFFDLNLMSCPFDVRLVYWQPIRANETGEVGDAVAARRPFLDWLATLQLNVPPKVQNIILGDTMTIAVPCGTIDF